From one Streptomyces sp. SCSIO 30461 genomic stretch:
- a CDS encoding MarR family transcriptional regulator has protein sequence MEQGEPLDRVARIQADWRRERPDVDVSPQGVIGRLHRLADRLTEELCLVYGRYGLGEGEFDVLCALRRAGEPYERAPGELAVHTIVTTGAMTKRIDRLERAGLVTRRHSDGDQRGRIVALTSPGRELIDRAFTDHMRNERYLLDLLTPAEAKSLETLLTNWLSRLDHPRTPGGE, from the coding sequence ATGGAGCAAGGTGAACCGCTGGACCGCGTGGCCCGTATCCAGGCTGACTGGCGCCGCGAGCGACCCGACGTCGACGTCAGCCCGCAGGGAGTGATCGGCCGACTGCACCGCCTGGCCGACCGGCTCACCGAGGAACTCTGTCTCGTCTATGGCCGCTACGGTCTCGGTGAGGGAGAGTTCGACGTTCTGTGCGCCCTCCGCCGCGCCGGTGAGCCCTATGAGCGGGCGCCGGGCGAGCTCGCCGTGCACACCATTGTCACCACCGGTGCGATGACGAAGAGAATCGACCGCCTGGAGCGAGCCGGACTCGTCACCCGCCGCCATTCCGACGGCGACCAACGCGGTCGGATCGTCGCCCTCACCAGCCCCGGACGCGAACTGATCGACCGAGCTTTCACCGACCACATGCGTAACGAACGTTACCTGCTGGATCTGCTGACGCCTGCCGAGGCCAAGTCGCTTGAAACGCTGCTCACCAACTGGCTCTCCCGCTTGGATCATCCGCGTACACCCGGCGGCGAGTAA
- a CDS encoding EamA family transporter, with product MRWVALTAVAPTAWGTNYFVTHEFLPADRPLYGAALRALPAGLVLLALRRQRPRGGWWWRSAVLGLLNMSVFFVLVYAASQSLPTSVASTVMAVSPLTMMLIAWPLVSERPRTAHLAGATIGLGGVCLMLLTGVERVSVPGVLASAAAVLVSSFGHILTKRWGAGADVLASTAWQLTAGGLLLLPVAAAVEGSPPALSTPTLLAFGYVALIATALAFAAWFTGLRHLPAGTVGLIGLLNPVTGVLLGTAVAGEVLTVQQLCGLFLVLTGVVLGRPKRAGNSGAGDDLAVRREVAD from the coding sequence ATACGGTGGGTGGCACTGACCGCAGTCGCGCCGACGGCCTGGGGGACCAACTACTTCGTCACCCACGAGTTCCTGCCGGCTGACCGCCCGCTCTACGGGGCTGCCCTTCGGGCGCTGCCCGCAGGCCTGGTCCTTCTGGCGTTGCGCAGGCAGCGGCCCCGCGGCGGGTGGTGGTGGCGGTCCGCGGTGCTCGGGCTGCTCAACATGAGCGTGTTCTTCGTCCTCGTCTATGCCGCCTCCCAGTCGCTCCCGACGAGCGTCGCCTCGACCGTCATGGCGGTGTCCCCACTGACAATGATGCTCATCGCCTGGCCCCTGGTGTCCGAGCGACCTCGGACCGCTCACCTGGCCGGCGCCACGATCGGACTCGGCGGGGTCTGCCTCATGCTGCTCACCGGCGTGGAACGGGTGAGCGTGCCGGGAGTCCTCGCCTCGGCCGCCGCCGTGCTGGTGTCGTCGTTCGGCCACATTCTGACCAAACGGTGGGGTGCCGGCGCTGATGTTCTCGCCTCGACCGCCTGGCAACTCACCGCCGGAGGCCTGCTCCTCCTCCCGGTCGCCGCAGCCGTGGAGGGCTCTCCGCCCGCGCTCTCCACGCCTACGCTCCTCGCGTTCGGCTACGTTGCCCTGATCGCCACCGCGCTGGCCTTCGCGGCCTGGTTCACCGGGCTGCGGCACCTGCCCGCGGGGACAGTCGGACTGATCGGGCTGCTCAACCCCGTTACCGGTGTGCTGCTCGGCACAGCGGTCGCAGGAGAGGTACTGACCGTTCAGCAACTGTGCGGGCTGTTTCTGGTCCTGACCGGAGTCGTCCTCGGCCGGCCCAAGCGCGCGGGCAACTCCGGTGCCGGAGATGATCTCGCGGTCCGGCGTGAGGTGGCAGATTGA
- a CDS encoding IS701 family transposase: MGRIAGRFVRVEPRMRAGRLVLGLLADLPRKNCWTIAEWAGETSPHGMQHLLCRAVWDADGIRDDVREYVVEHLYDEAAVLVVDETGDVKKGTHTVGVQRQYTGTAGRIENSQVAVYLVYAGTRGHAAVDRELYIPRSWTCDPDRCRAAGLGQDTVFATKPELARTMIERFLDAGHHVGWVTGDEVYGGNPRLRTALEERGIGYVLAVACSAEVPTGAGKFRADALAAKVPKRAWQKLSAGHGAKGQRFYDWAVIDLAEAAPGHHQLLIRRNRSTGELAYYRCHSTTPASLATLVKVAGSRWRVEETFQTEKGLAGLDEHQVRRYPSWARWVTLAMLAHAFLAVVRADEHAHRPTPDDLIPLSCNEICRLFIALVVRPVLDAAHRLAWSDWRRRHQARSRTSHYRRQAASQT, encoded by the coding sequence ATGGGCCGGATCGCGGGCCGGTTCGTCCGGGTCGAACCACGGATGCGGGCCGGGCGGTTGGTGCTGGGCCTGCTGGCGGACCTGCCGCGCAAGAACTGCTGGACGATCGCGGAGTGGGCCGGGGAGACCAGCCCGCACGGCATGCAGCATCTGCTGTGCCGAGCCGTTTGGGATGCCGACGGCATCCGTGACGACGTGCGCGAATACGTCGTCGAGCACCTCTATGACGAGGCCGCGGTCCTGGTTGTCGACGAGACCGGCGACGTGAAGAAGGGCACCCACACGGTCGGGGTCCAGCGCCAGTACACCGGCACCGCCGGCCGGATCGAGAACTCCCAGGTCGCGGTCTACCTCGTCTACGCCGGGACGCGCGGGCACGCGGCGGTCGACCGGGAGCTGTACATCCCGCGCTCCTGGACGTGCGACCCGGACCGCTGCCGGGCAGCCGGACTCGGCCAGGACACCGTCTTCGCGACCAAGCCGGAACTGGCCCGCACGATGATCGAACGATTCCTGGACGCCGGACACCACGTCGGCTGGGTCACCGGGGACGAGGTCTACGGCGGCAACCCAAGACTCCGTACGGCTCTGGAGGAACGCGGCATCGGCTATGTCCTCGCGGTGGCCTGCTCGGCCGAAGTGCCCACCGGCGCAGGCAAGTTCCGCGCCGATGCCCTGGCGGCGAAGGTGCCGAAGCGGGCCTGGCAGAAGCTCTCGGCCGGACACGGCGCGAAGGGGCAGCGATTCTACGACTGGGCCGTCATCGACCTCGCCGAGGCAGCCCCGGGCCACCACCAGCTGCTGATCCGCCGCAACCGCAGCACCGGTGAACTCGCCTACTACCGCTGTCACTCCACCACGCCGGCATCCCTGGCCACCCTGGTCAAGGTCGCAGGTTCCAGATGGCGGGTGGAGGAGACCTTCCAAACAGAGAAGGGACTGGCCGGGCTGGATGAGCACCAGGTCCGCCGCTACCCCTCGTGGGCCCGCTGGGTCACCCTCGCGATGCTGGCCCACGCCTTCCTCGCCGTCGTCCGCGCCGACGAACACGCACACCGACCCACGCCGGACGACCTGATCCCGCTGTCCTGCAACGAGATCTGCCGCCTGTTCATCGCGCTCGTCGTCCGGCCCGTCCTCGACGCGGCCCACCGGCTTGCCTGGTCCGACTGGCGCCGCCGCCACCAGGCACGATCACGCACCAGTCACTACCGGCGGCAAGCCGCATCCCAGACATGA
- a CDS encoding LysR family transcriptional regulator codes for MDPHLLRTFVAVARCGSFSEAARELGYTQSAVSQHIAALENDLGTLLLQRRPVSPTVAGIRPLEHAGPLLLRLDAARADIARLTAAPATRITLGVSPPAMTSRLTLPLAGIRRTQPLLEVALRVLGREAVTHELATGTLDLGLIDGMAAPNDPQPARLRPILPSPASLATISAI; via the coding sequence ATGGATCCGCACCTCCTCCGCACCTTCGTGGCCGTGGCGCGCTGCGGTTCCTTCTCCGAGGCGGCTCGTGAGCTCGGCTACACCCAGTCGGCCGTGTCCCAGCACATCGCCGCGCTCGAGAACGACCTCGGAACACTCCTGCTGCAACGGCGTCCGGTCTCTCCGACGGTCGCAGGCATCCGGCCACTGGAGCACGCCGGGCCGCTGCTGCTGCGACTGGACGCCGCCCGCGCGGACATCGCGCGTCTGACTGCGGCACCAGCCACCCGCATCACCCTCGGTGTCTCACCGCCGGCCATGACGTCACGGCTCACCCTCCCTCTCGCCGGCATCCGCCGGACGCAGCCCCTCCTGGAGGTGGCACTGCGGGTGCTTGGCCGCGAAGCCGTCACCCACGAACTCGCGACCGGCACCCTGGACCTCGGCCTGATCGACGGCATGGCCGCCCCCAACGACCCGCAGCCCGCGCGACTCCGTCCCATCCTGCCTTCACCTGCGTCTCTCGCCACAATCTCGGCGATTTGA
- a CDS encoding glutamine amidotransferase-related protein encodes MPQPGNFWTARLALVGDRSPGVRAHARIPELLDALVQRDQLALDAYWIPTREAESGGSLAGFDAVWLVPGSPYDSEAGAIAAVRTAREAGIPFLGTCGGFQHAVLEFARDVCGLVGLEHAENQPEAEDLLIVPLACSLVGHEGAVTVEAGSLAERVLGAERTLERYHCSYGLGTPHLDALRAHGLRFSGADDAGDVRIAELPGHPFFLATLFQPELAGDGTRVHPIIRALAAAAVEHAAKSSVPTHT; translated from the coding sequence ATGCCTCAACCCGGGAACTTCTGGACAGCCCGTCTCGCCCTGGTGGGCGACCGTTCGCCCGGCGTGCGAGCCCACGCCCGTATCCCTGAACTCCTCGACGCACTGGTCCAGCGCGACCAGCTCGCCCTGGACGCCTACTGGATTCCGACCCGGGAAGCGGAATCCGGTGGCTCCCTCGCCGGGTTCGATGCCGTCTGGCTGGTGCCGGGCAGCCCGTACGACAGCGAAGCCGGGGCGATCGCGGCCGTCCGCACCGCCCGTGAGGCGGGGATCCCGTTTCTGGGTACCTGCGGTGGTTTCCAGCACGCGGTCCTGGAGTTCGCGCGTGACGTTTGCGGGCTCGTCGGCCTTGAACATGCGGAGAACCAGCCGGAGGCCGAGGACTTGCTGATCGTTCCTCTGGCGTGCTCCCTGGTCGGTCACGAGGGAGCGGTCACGGTAGAGGCGGGATCACTGGCGGAGCGTGTCCTGGGAGCCGAGCGGACCCTGGAGCGGTACCACTGCTCGTACGGACTCGGCACGCCCCATCTGGATGCGTTGCGCGCGCACGGTCTGCGCTTCAGCGGCGCCGATGACGCAGGTGACGTGCGTATCGCCGAACTGCCGGGCCACCCGTTCTTCCTCGCGACCCTGTTCCAGCCCGAGCTCGCGGGCGACGGAACCCGGGTCCACCCGATCATCCGGGCGCTGGCGGCCGCGGCGGTCGAGCACGCCGCCAAGAGCTCGGTGCCCACGCACACGTGA
- a CDS encoding AraC family transcriptional regulator, whose translation MSIHTTPPRGNEVLYRGDDLEAFHQATNLHLGPNRMRTGPGPRSAVLRRLHRGAVSLLDVTCSAATEVWPIDLPVFGLRMATAGRISAEVNGHTVRTPAHLVGPEQSVRFDNSAGSAILFAIIDASAVQQALRLRLGDAPPVSVRFATEVHHGAEPVLAILRAMAHAAESGLLHRSPLAAGSFEQTLVHALVDTQKHTLTRKLASQTRLLHRATPSALRRAVAYCEEHAHEPISVADIALAARVPLSTLQRQFRTQLRTTPLQHLRRVRLDHAHQDLLAIAGGHAAGDVTLVALRWGFTHLGRFAAFYKSVYGHTPSQTLRGGHPDRVRRDRLVGRVLAGAGSAAGTGRVRSGQPWWGRQPDSGYALVSSGSASARSTASASRAIC comes from the coding sequence ATGTCCATCCACACAACCCCACCCCGGGGCAACGAGGTCCTCTACCGGGGTGACGACCTCGAAGCCTTCCACCAGGCCACGAACCTCCACCTCGGCCCCAACCGCATGCGCACCGGCCCGGGACCGCGGTCGGCGGTACTGAGGAGGCTGCACCGGGGCGCCGTGTCCCTGCTCGATGTCACATGCAGTGCTGCCACGGAGGTCTGGCCCATAGACCTGCCCGTCTTCGGCCTACGCATGGCCACCGCAGGACGCATCAGCGCCGAAGTGAACGGCCACACCGTCCGGACTCCCGCCCATCTGGTCGGCCCGGAACAGTCCGTACGGTTCGACAACAGCGCCGGCAGCGCCATCCTGTTCGCGATCATCGACGCGTCCGCCGTTCAGCAGGCGCTGCGTCTGCGTCTTGGCGACGCCCCTCCCGTATCGGTGCGATTCGCCACCGAAGTGCACCATGGGGCAGAGCCCGTTCTCGCCATCTTGCGCGCGATGGCCCACGCCGCGGAAAGCGGCCTGCTCCACCGCTCTCCCCTGGCAGCCGGCAGCTTCGAGCAGACACTGGTCCACGCCTTGGTCGATACGCAGAAACACACCCTCACCCGCAAGCTCGCATCGCAGACCCGGCTGCTGCACCGGGCCACGCCCAGCGCACTGCGCCGGGCCGTGGCCTACTGCGAGGAGCACGCCCACGAGCCGATCTCGGTGGCCGACATCGCTCTGGCCGCTCGGGTGCCCCTTTCGACCCTCCAACGGCAATTCCGTACACAACTGCGGACGACGCCGTTGCAGCACCTGCGCCGCGTTCGACTGGATCACGCTCACCAGGACCTGCTTGCCATCGCCGGCGGCCACGCGGCCGGAGACGTCACACTGGTGGCCCTGCGCTGGGGATTCACCCACCTGGGCCGCTTTGCGGCGTTCTACAAGAGCGTCTACGGCCACACGCCCTCCCAGACGCTCAGAGGCGGACACCCCGACCGCGTTCGTCGTGATCGCTTAGTTGGCCGAGTCCTGGCCGGCGCCGGAAGTGCGGCAGGAACCGGCAGAGTACGCAGTGGCCAGCCGTGGTGGGGTCGGCAACCCGACAGCGGTTACGCGCTCGTCTCGTCCGGGTCTGCGTCTGCACGTTCCACCGCATCGGCAAGCAGAGCTATCTGCTGA
- a CDS encoding alpha/beta fold hydrolase, translating into MEGDTYRFGEYELDTARHQLRLAGEPVHVEPRALDLLRHLVEHRDRVVPKNELLDAVWGDRFVSEAALTTALRTARLAVDDTGSRQQAIRTVHRRGYQFVAAATVLGAGVPPDGPGGDAGVQPAAGGGPLGADRQTIRFCRAGDGTRIAYAAVGSGPPLLKAANWMSHLDLEWTTPVWSHWLRGLARNHRLIRYDERGCGLSDWVVPRFTFEDWVDDLETVVEAVGLDRFPLLGVSQGGAVAVAYAVRHPERVSRLILAGAYARGRQVRARSETEGAEAALDLDVARVGWIHQDPRFLRVFASQFLPDGTPEDWDRFSAFQRQTTSPSNGVRFLEEFAGIDVSDIAHRVACPTLILHSRDDERVPASQANELAALIPDSRLVLLKSRSHLLTAFEPAWDEFLSHIDAFLTE; encoded by the coding sequence GTGGAGGGGGACACGTATCGCTTTGGGGAGTACGAGCTGGACACGGCTCGGCATCAGCTCCGGCTGGCCGGCGAACCGGTGCACGTAGAGCCCCGGGCCCTTGACCTGCTGCGACATCTGGTCGAGCATCGTGACCGCGTGGTGCCGAAGAATGAGCTGCTCGACGCGGTGTGGGGAGACCGCTTCGTCAGCGAGGCCGCGCTCACCACGGCGCTGCGGACCGCGCGGTTGGCCGTGGATGACACCGGCAGCCGACAGCAGGCGATCCGCACGGTGCACCGGCGGGGTTACCAGTTCGTGGCTGCGGCGACGGTCCTCGGGGCGGGGGTGCCACCCGACGGACCCGGCGGTGACGCCGGTGTGCAGCCGGCGGCGGGCGGTGGGCCGCTCGGCGCCGATCGTCAGACCATCCGGTTCTGCCGGGCCGGTGACGGAACGCGCATCGCCTATGCCGCCGTCGGCTCGGGCCCGCCCCTGCTCAAGGCGGCCAACTGGATGTCCCATCTCGACCTGGAGTGGACGACTCCGGTGTGGTCGCACTGGCTGAGAGGGCTCGCCCGCAACCACCGGCTGATCCGCTACGACGAGCGCGGGTGCGGTCTGTCCGACTGGGTGGTTCCGCGCTTCACGTTCGAGGACTGGGTCGACGATCTGGAGACCGTGGTCGAGGCCGTGGGGCTCGACAGGTTCCCTCTGCTCGGGGTGTCGCAGGGCGGTGCGGTGGCGGTGGCCTATGCCGTGCGCCATCCGGAGCGGGTCAGCCGGCTGATCCTCGCCGGGGCCTACGCCCGGGGACGGCAGGTCCGGGCCCGAAGCGAGACCGAGGGCGCCGAGGCGGCCCTCGACCTGGATGTGGCCAGGGTGGGATGGATCCACCAGGACCCCAGATTCCTTAGGGTCTTCGCCTCCCAGTTCCTGCCCGACGGCACGCCGGAGGACTGGGACCGGTTCAGCGCTTTCCAGCGGCAGACGACCTCGCCGTCCAACGGGGTGCGCTTCCTTGAGGAGTTCGCCGGGATCGACGTGTCCGACATCGCCCACAGGGTGGCCTGTCCGACGCTGATCCTCCACTCCCGGGACGACGAGCGGGTGCCGGCCTCGCAGGCCAATGAGCTGGCCGCGCTCATTCCCGACAGTCGGCTGGTCCTGCTCAAGAGCCGCAGTCACCTGCTCACCGCGTTCGAACCGGCCTGGGACGAGTTCCTGTCACACATCGACGCCTTCCTGACCGAGTGA